Below is a genomic region from Leptotrichia shahii.
GTTTTTTATCCGATATTCCCAAATATTCCATTGCATATTCAAATATTTTTTTATCAGGCTTATTAACTCCAACTTCTTCAGAAATAACAAGTTTATCAATATATTTTCCAATTGATGAATTTTTTATTCGTGAATATTGAACTTCCTTTATCCCATTTGTAATAATTCCAACTTTATATTTTGAATGCAGATATTCACACAGTTTTTCAGTCACCGTAAATGGAAAAACACTTTCTCCCAACTTTTTCAAATACAATTCACTTATCTCAACTGAATCATACTCCAAGCCAAATTCCTCAATTATTTTTTCAAACCTCAAAACTTTCAGTTTGTCCTTATCCATTTTCCCCTTTTCCAAATCCTTCCATAACTGTAAGTTTACCTCTTTATACTTCTTCCTTATTTTCTCATAATTTTCTTCCATTTTTTCTTTTTCAATCTGATTCACTTGAAAAAATCCCATTTTTTTAAATGTCTTTCTAAATGCCGAATCTTCTGTCTTTGAGTAATCAAAAAGCGTGTCATCTAAATCTATTAATACAAGTTCATATTTCATTTTTATTTTCTCCTTTCATTTTTATTCCATAGTCATTTGTAGAAGTCTAAAATTTTTAATATTTTTATTGAGTATTTCTGAAATAAAACTCTAATATTTTAAATAAAATACTGTATTTATCGAGTTTTTGCCTTATTATTTTTACAATTGCCTATTTTAATTATTTATAAAATATTATTATGCTATTTTACATTTAAATAATAAATTTGTTATAATTCCTATTTTTGATGGGGTTTAGTATTAATTATAATTTAAAATTTATTTAGAAGCGATGCTATAATTATATCACAATTTGATGAGAAACTTAATTTTAAATATTAATAAAAATTACAAAAAAGGGCAAAAATCTAACTAATGCCCTTTTTATATTTAAATTCAAAATAATTTTTTGAATTTTTTTCTATTTTAATTTATTTTTGAAAATCCTTCTAATCTTAATCTTGAATCCATTTCTTGTGAATTCATTTCTCCATTCAGGTTTGAATCTGATGTAATAGTAGTTCTAGTTGCTGAAGTTATTTCATTATTACTGTTCTGCATAAGATTTGAAAGTTCCAAATAATCATACTCAACAGCTTTTCCGTCATAATACATATTTCTAGACTTTATTTTGCTGTATATCCTTAATATAACTTGTCCATTTGAATCTTTTCCTGAATACATTCCCAAAATTTCATATAATGTTGAGTAATAATCTGTCCTTCGTCCCAATTCTGATATAAAATAGTTTTCATATAATTTTTTTATTTGCGATAAATTTTTAATTTCTGAAATATTTTTTACAGGATTAGGAAGATCGCTAACTTTTATTTCAAATTTATCATTTATAACTTTGATTTTATTAAACTTTGCTAATCTTGTGTCATAAATTGCATTAACTTGTATGACATCTCCATTTTGAATACCTTCACTTTTAGAAAGTTCAAATTTTATATTAGCTTTATCTAAAAAATTTTTTAATTTTAAATTGGAACTTTTTTTTGATTCATCTCCAGTTGCTTCTTTTGGTAAAATTTCCGCTTTAGCTTCTCCAGAAATTCCATCCACATTTACTGTATAGTAATTACTTATGTCAAATTTATCAATAAATATGTAGTTTGTTGCTACATAATATCCAATTATTGCTACTACTATCCCTATAATGATAAAAATAGTTGTATTATTATTTTTTTTATTGTTATAATTATAATTTTGATTTTCATAATTTCCATCAAAATTTTGATTGTTAAAATTATTATAATAATTTTGATCATTATAGTATGGTTCATTGTAATTATTATCTCCATTATTGCCATAATTCATATCATCATTATGTTCATCATAATTATTGTATCCATTAGAGTTTCCGTTACTATAGTTCATATCATAGCCTTGATTATTATAATTCTGATTTTTTTCATTCATACTTACTCCTATTTTTACAAAACTTTGTAAAACGATTATTTAATGCTTTTTATTTATCTATAATTTTGATTATTATAATCATTATTTGTGTTATTGTTCCAGTTTTCATTATTATAGTTGTTATTATTGTTGTTGTTTTGGTTATAATTATTATTATTATTTTTCATAACTTTATTTTTCATTGTTCTAAATTCTCTTTGTATATCTTGCATTTCAAATTTTTTATTTCTAAATATTAAGAAGAAATTTGTAACAACTGCAATTAATGAAAATACAAGAAGAACTATAAAACAAATTTTTATCATAAATATGTCTGGAGCATTATTAAGAATATTTGATAAAGCACTTGAATCCCCTTCTTCTAAACTTAATAATGAACCTGCAAATTTATCAATAAAATCTGTATATTTAATTTCAGCAATACCAGCAATGCAAAATATTATTACTGATAAATAATTTATATTTACAAATTTAGATAAATTATTTATTTTACGAAGTTTTAAGAAGATTAATATTAGTATTACAATCAAAACTATAAATATATATTTCAAAATATTACGAATAGAGAAAATTTCCAAAGAAGTAGCTGCTAATTTACCTCCAAATGCCACTAATTTTTGCATACCCATATCTCCTGAAGAATTAAGAAGTGAAAATCCTTCTTTTTGTAAATTTAAAAATTGCATATAAATCATTATTCCTTTTATTGTTATCCAAGCAACCAAACCAAATACAACCGTACTTATCCAAAACATTAATTTTAAGAATAATTTATTTTGTGGATTATCTTTTTCAAGTATTGAATCCAAAAAAGGTTTTTGATTATTAAAATTATTGTTTTGATTCATATTTGGATTATAGTTTTGATTATTTTGATTCGGATTCATATTATTGTAATTGGAACTATTATGGTTATAGCTGTTTTGGTTTTGATTCATGTTATTGTAATTTTGATTTTGGCTATTCTGGTTCGTAGGATTAAAGTTTCCATTATTTCGATTTTGGTTATTTTGGTTCATAGGATTAAAGTTTCCATTATTTCGATTTTGGCTATTCTGGTTCGTAGGATTAAAGTTTCCATTATTTCGATTTTGGTTATTTTGGTTCATAGGATTAAAGTTTCCATTATTTCGATTTTGGTTATTTTGGTTCATAGGATTAAAGTTTCCATTATTTCGATTTTGGCTATTTGGATTCATAGGATTAAAATTTCCATTATTCCGATTTTGATTATTCTGATTTCCTGTTTCAAAATTATTTTTTTCCATTTTTTACTCCTTTTAATTTTTTATTTTATTCTTTTGATAATATTAATTCAGCTAATTTTTTTTCATTAGGTGTTATTATATTTTCGCTATATGAAGTTCCTTTATACCAGCTTTTTCTTGAAAAATAGTTTTTGTATTTTTCTTTTTTAAAAATATATCCTCTTTTGGCATATATTGTATTTCTAATAATAGAAAGCTGACTGCTTGAAAAATTATTTAAATAACTCTCATTTCCTTTATTAATGACTTCGTCATAGACACGATCCAATGTTGCTAGATCTTCATCAGAACTTTGATTATTACTTGTGTTATTATTCTGAGAAGGCGCAGATGTAGATGTACTCTGATAGTTTGTCGCAGTTTCTTGAGTTATTTCATTATTTGCATTTGTACTTGTATTTATTTGAGCATTTGAAGCACCTTGTATATCTGTAAAAATGCTCTTGAATACTTTTAACATATCTTTACCGAATCTTGGGAAAATTTCTTCTTTTTCGCCCATAAATACTAAATATCTATAATTTTTTTTATCTCCTTTATATTGTCTTTCAGTTATAATTATATAATCGTCATCTTCTCTTAAAGAATAATTATAAATAAATATTTCATCTTTTTTATCAACGATTATCTCATTCTTATTATTATTTTTACTTTCAGTCTCAGTTTCATCGTTTAGACCATCTTTGATTTTTTTGGTACTCTCTGAAAAATTATATATTTTTCCAAATTTTTTTATTTTACCTGAAAATTTATTTGAAAAATCAAAATTATCTTCATACTCTCCATCTACATAGTTTACTTCTTTTATCAAGCCATTATTTTCATCATATATAATTTCATTTTCATAACCAGAATTTGATTTTGTTTTTACATATATAGCTTTATTTCCAGCTGTTTTTCCAATTTCTACATTACCATTTCTTTTTAGTTCATATACTCCTTCCATCACTCCGTTACTAAATGTAAAATATCCACTATAACCTTCATTTGTTGTAAATGTTACTCTTCCTGTAAAAAGTTGTTTATTATAGTATAACAGTTCATTTTCAATTGAAAAATTAACTGCATCTAAAGGAACTGTAATACCTGTGTATTCTTCATTAATTTGCTCTTTTTGTTTTTTTTCTTCATTTTCTTGTTTTTCTTTACTTTTACTATTCGTTTTGTTTTTGTTCCCAAAATTGAATATATTATTGCAAGATACAGCGAATATAAAAACAAAAATGAGGATTAATATTTTTAAAAGCTCCTTTTTTTTAGTTTTTAACATACACTTCCCTCCTTCTTTTTTATTGATTTTTGTTAAATTAATTTTTGATATTTTAATTTGTCTGTTGAATATTTTTTATTTAGATTATGTAATATTTTGTTTTAACTTAATTTTTCTATATAATAATATCCAACTTTTTAATAAAAGTCAATACTAAAAAAGAAAAAATTAAAGTAAGAAAATAAATGAGAATATATATTGAAAATTTGAGAAAAATATACTAAAATGATAGTGAAGATTTAACATTCAGAAAGGAGATGCGGGTGAAAGCAATTTTAAGAAAAGTATCATTATTGGCAATTACAGTTTTAACGGCAGCCTCGTTGAACGCCTCTAATATTATAGTGGGGAATCGTAACAATGCGGCAAAAGTTAATAATCAAAAAGTAACAAGAAATAGGGAGTTAAGAGGTGTATGGGTAGCAAGTGTAAGCAATATCGACTGGCCATCTAAAAAAGGACTTAGTATAGATCAGCAAAAAAGAGAATTTTTAACAATTCTTGATAATGTAAAGAAATGGAATATGAATGCGGTATTTGTGCAGGTAAAACCAACAGCAGATGCCTTTTATCCATCAAAATATTCACCTTGGTCTGAATATTTGACTGGAACTCAAGGAGTAAATCCTGGTTATGATCCATTAAAATTTATGGTGGAAGAAGCACATAAGAGAGGAATCGAGTTTCACGCCTGGTTTAATCCATATAGACTTTCGACATCTGGATCAAGAGATAAATTATCAAAGGATAATATTGGACGTAAAAAACCTGAATGGACAGTTTCTTATGGAGGACAGCTTTATTTAAATCCAGGGATTCCTGAAGTTGATGATTACGTTGTAGACAGTATTGTTGAAGTTGTAAAAAATTATGATGTTGATGGTATTCACATGGACGACTATTTTTATCCATACAAAGTTAAAGGGCAAGAATATCCTGATTCAGCACAATATCAAAAATATGGTAAAAATTTTGCAACAGTTGGAGACTGGAGAAGAGATAATGTAAATAGACTAATTGAAAAATTGCATAAAGCTATAAAAAATGAAAAAGAAAATGTGGAATTTGGAATAAGTCCATTTGGAGTATGGAGAAATGCTTCTACTGATCCATCAAGAGGTTCTGCTACAACTGCAGGTGTACAAAATTACGATGACTTGTATGCGGATATTTTACTTTGGATGAATAAAGGATGGATAGATTACGTTGCACCTCAAATTTACTGGAATCAGGGATTCAAAGCTGCTGAATATAATACGCTTGTAAAATGGTGGAGCAAATATGCTGGACAGACAAATACAGATTTATATATCGGACAAGCAGCCTACAAAGTAAACGACTGGAAAAATGCAAAGGAATTAATAAATCAAGTAAATTTCAACAGAACTTATCCAGAAGTAAAAGGAAGTATATTCTTTAGTTACAAGTCTCTGCTGACAAACCCCAAAAATGCTACAAACAGCCTAGCTCAAGGGCCTTATGCCAATATTGAAAATCAGTAATTTTTAGAAAAAACTAATTTAAAATTGAAATTTAAGAAATTAGTAAAAATCAGTATCAGAAGTGTTTTCAAGACTTGAATGATACTGGTTTTTATTTTATGTTAGATTCTATTAAACAGAAAACATATTTTATTTATTTTTTATCGCAGGGGATAAAGATTTCACCATATTTTTTGCACTTTAGCTAGTCTGCGATGTTTTTATACACTAACCAGAAAGTTTCTTACGCTTAGACAGTTTTATCGGCATATAAAAATAATCCAGCAGAAAATAAACATTCAATATTTTTTTAAAGTTTGCACTTTCTTAGGTTTTATAGTATAATAACTTATTACGAAAAAAAAAATTAGATCGAGGTGATAATGTTTTATGGTAAAAATTAATATGGATATGATCCAGACAATTGGATTGGCAGTTATTCTGCTCTTAATAGGAATGAAACTTAGAAAAAAAATTCAATTTTTTGAAAAATATTGCATTCCAGCTCCAGTTATTGGTGGATTTTTATTTTCAATAATTGTTTTTATTTTTAGGCAAACGAATGTGGCTCAAATTAAATTTGATGATACACTTCAAAAGTTTTTTATGGTAATGTTTTTTACAAGTGTAGGATTTAACGCCAGTCTTAAAGTATTGAAAAAAGGTGGTAAAAAGGTTGTCATCTTTTTATTTGTTGCAGCGGGATTATGTGTTATGCAAAATGTTGTTGCTGTTACACTTTCAAAATTTGTGGGGATTCCACCACTACTTGCATTGATGACGGGGTCTACTCCAATGACCGGTGGACATGGTACTTCAGCGGCTGTTGCACCTACAATTGAAGCTCTTGGTTCAATGTACAAAGGGGCGAATGCGATTGCAATTGCAGCGGCAACTTTTGGACTTATTGTGGGATCTGCGATGGGAGGGCCTATTGCTAGCAGACTTATTAACAAACATAAATTATTGCCTGAACATTTTAGAAAAGATAGAGTAAAACACGGTGACGAAGATATTGATGAGGAAGTTTTAAAAAGGCAAAAGCCTTATCTTGATGGAGAGCGTTTCTCAATGGCATTTTTCTATATTTTAATTGCAATGGGGATTGGTTCATATTTATCAATGTTCATTGATTATCTTATGAATTTTACAGGCTTTCAAGCACACTTTCCTATTTATATCGGACCAATGATTATCGCAGCTATCATTAGAAATATATCTGACAATGTAAAGGCTTTAAATGCTCCAATTAAGGAAATAAGCATTCTTGAAGATGTGGCGCTTAGCTTGTTTCTAGCAATGGCATTGATGACTTTGAGATTATGGGAGCTTATTGATTTGGCACTTCCAGTGCTTGTTCTATTAGTTGCACAGGTTATATTAATTTATTTCTATTTGAATTGGATAACATTTAAGGCGATGGGGTCAGATTATGATGCGGCTGTAATGGTTTCAGGGCATTGTGGATTTGGATTAGGTGCAACTCCAAATGGAATTTCAAATATGAAAGCCGTTACAGAAAAATATGTCTACTCAAAAATGGCATTTTTTGTGATTCCGATAGTTGGTTCACTATTTATCGACTTTGTTAATATTAGTATTATTACTTTATTTACACAATTTTTTAAGTAAAAAATATAACTGGAATTATTCGGTAACTATGTAATTTTATAGATAAATAAATGTGTTCAGAGATTTAAATTTTTTTGATAAGGGGCTAGATCCCCTTTTTTTAGAGCATTTACTTTTTTTAATCTATAGTTTTACTTAATTTTGTTAGTTCGAGTTTAAGAAGTTCTGAATATATTCTGTGAGGATAAAAAATAAAAGTGATTTAAATAATTTGTTGTTGTCTTGAAGAAATATGTAAAATATACTGTAAATAAAAGGTTTAATTTGAATAATAATAAAATTTGCAAAATGAATTTAATTGGAGTATAATAATGTTATGCAACAAAGTTTTTTTAATCTTTGCTCAAAGTTGAGAGAAAGGAGGGAAATTAATGAAAAATAAAATTTTTAAATTTTTAGGCTTCCTATTTCTTATGATGGTTGTCGTAAATCTGATTTTGTCAATTATTTCGACATTCTTACCAGTAAAATTTGAGTCGCCAAGTTCAGTTGTAGAAGCTCCGCATTATTTTAATTTTGTTCTAGGTGGATTTAAGTTCTCGCTTAGTCAGACAGTAGTTAATACGTGGGTACTTATGCTTGTAATTATGTTTATTGTAAGAGCTGGAACAAAAAAAACAAGTGTTGAAAATCCAAGTAAAATGCAAATTGTGATGGAAGAATACTATCACTTTATTGAAAACACTTTTTTAACTACATTTGGAAAGCATAAAAAAAATTATGTGCCGTTTTTTTCAGCATTATTTGCATTTATAATGTTTTCAAATTTAAGCACATTTTTGTTTCCATATATTATGATGGTAGTTAATGAAGATGGAGTTAAAATGGTAAAACCGTTTTTTAGAACGCCTACAGCAGATCCAAATACTACGATTGGATTATCACTTGTGGTAATTATACTTTTCCTGGCGGTATCTATAAAGCAAAGGGGACTAAGAGGATATATAAAATCACTATTTGAACCAATGTGGTTTATGTTTCCATTAAATATTGTGGATATTTTTTCAAAAGTTTTAAATACTTCAATGCGGTTATTTGGAAATATGCTTGCAGGACTTGTAATTGTAGGACTTTTGTATAGTCTTGTTGGTAGAGGTTTGCTTCAATCATTGACACATGATATGCTGAAGGGAAGTTTCTCCTTTTCAGTCGGATGGCCGATGATTATACAGCTTTATTTGGATTTGTTCATTGGTATTGTTCAAGCATTCGTGTTTACGATACTTTCATCAGTTTATATAAGTGAAGCGCTGGGTGAAGAGGAATAAAATAAAAATTACAGTCCTGAAATTCTTTTATATGTTCAAAGCTGATATTTTGTATAGATAAGAGCATTGTAGGGCAAAGTTAACTTTAATAAACAAAAAATAAAAAAATTAGGAGGATTAAAAATGGCAGGAGTAGAATTAATTAAGGCAGCAGCTTTATTAGGAGCAGGAATTGCAGCAATAGGAGGTGTTGGAGCAGGATTAGGACAAGGGATTGCAACTGGTTATGCAGTAGAAGCAGTTTCAAGACAGCCTGAAGCTAAGCAAGACATTATGCAAACATTAATTACAGGACTTGCGATTACAGAATCATCAGCAATTTATGCATTAGTAATAGCATTCCTATTAATTTTCTTAAAAGGGTAAGATTTTAAAAATAAAAAAATAGTATTTGAGTATTTTTAGAATTTAGATCAAAGTTAAATTTAAAGGAATGAAAGATTCAAGTGAATAAAAAAATTCTAAAAAGTGAAGAGTTATAAAAAAAGAAAATAGGATTAATATGTAAAATCAGGTTAATTTCTCAAAGTTAAGGAGTAAATATGGGAGGAAAATTAATAAACATCGACTTTACGATGGCTATTGAAATAATAAACTTTATAGTATTAGTCTATTTTTTTTCACGAACTTTTTCAAAAAAAATCGGTAAAGTTCTAGAAGATAGAAAAAAACTGGCTTTATCTGAAATGGAAATTGTTGAAAATGAAAAAGAAAAACTGGAAGATCAAAAAAAATCAATTGAAAAATTGAAAAAGGAATCTAAAAGACGTGCTAATGATATTTTGATAAAAGCTGAAAGACAGGCTGATGACAGAAAAGATCAAATTATATCGCTGGCTATGAGTAATCGTGAAAGAATGATGATGAAGGCGGAAGCTGATATTGAAAAAATGCGTCAAAATGCTAAATTTGAACTTCAAAAGGAAGTTGGAGAAATGGCGGTTGAACTTGCTGAAAAAATTATCAAGGAAAACATTGACGAAAAGCAGGATAAAACTATAAACAAGTTTATTAATGAGATAGGAGATTAAAATGGCTAATGATGAGATTGCAAAAAGATATGCATCGGCAATTTACAATATAGCAAAATCTTCTGAAAGTATAAATGAAGTTAGGGAAGTATTGAATATTCTTAAGGAAAATTACGCAGAGGAAGAGGAGTTCAGGAAGATTTTGGAAGATCCTCTTAAAAAATTTCCAGAAAAGGAAAAATTTTTGGAAAAATCCTTTAATCATGTATCTAGCGAAGCACTTGGAATAGTAAAATACATTGTAAGAAAACAGCGGTTATCGTTGATTGGCGATATAAAGGAATATTTTTTGAAACTTTATTATGAGGAAAATAATAAACTTCCAATAACTGCTATATTTGCAAAGGAGCTATCGGAAAAACAAAGGGATCTGTTAGTACAGAAACTTGAAAAAAAATATGGTAAAAAAGTCGTTATTAACCTTAAAGTTGACAAGGGAATTATCGGTGGAGGAATTTTAAGAATCGGTAATGAGGTTATAGACGGTTCAATAAAAAATCAAATTGATGAAATAAAGAAAAATTTTTAGAAATGGAGGTGCTTTTCTTTGAGAATCAAGCCAGAGGAAATAAGTAAAATAATCCGAAGCGAAATCGAAAATTACAAAAGTTCACTGGATATTTCCAATACTGGAACGGTTTTGGAAGTGGGAGATGGAATTGCCAGAATTTACGGATTAAGTGACGCTATGGCAGGAGAACTTTTAGAGTTTGAAAATGGAACTATCGGAATGGCACTAAACTTGGAAGAAAGTAACATTGGAGCAGTAATTTTTGGAAAAACACAAGGAATAAAGGAAGGAAGCATAGTAAAAGGATTGGGAAAAGTAGCTGAAGTTCCAGCTGGAAATGAAATGCTTGGAAGAGTAGTTGATGCACTTGGAAATCCTATTGATGGAAAAGGTGCAATAACAGCTGACAAATATATGCCAATTGAAAGACAGGCTTCAGGAATTATCGCAAGAAAGCCAGTTACACAGCCTATGCAGACTGGGATAAAAGCAATAGATGGAATGTTCCCGATTGGAAAAGGGCAAAGGGAATTAATAATTGGAGATAGACAGACTGGTAAAACAGCAATTGCAATTGATGCGATTATAAATCAAAAAAATAATGATGTTTTGTGTATTTATGTAGCAATTGGACAAAAGAGATCGACGGTTGCACAAATTTATAAAAAATTGGAAGAAGCTGGGGCATTGGAATATACAATTATTGTTGCGGCAACTGCTTCAGAATCAGCACCGCTTCAATATTTAGCGCCATATTCAGGGGTTGCTATGGGTGAATATTTTATGGATGAAGGAAAAGATGTACTGATAGTTTATGATGACTTGTCAAAACATGCTGTATCTTATCGTGAAATGTCATTATTGTTGAAACGTCCGCCAGGAAGGGAAGCGTACCCGGGAGATGTTTTCTATCTTCACTCAAGACTGCTTGAAAGAGCGGCAAAATTAAGCGATAAACTAGGTGGAGGTTCAATTACAGCACTTCCAATCGTAGAAACACGTGCTGGAGATATTTCGGCATATATTCCAACAAATGTTATTTCAATAACAGACGGACAAATATTTTTGGAAACAGATTTGTTTAATTCAGGATTCAGACCAGCCATAAATGCAGGAGTTTCTGTGTCACGGGTTGGAGGAGCAGCACAAATTAAGGCTATGAAACAAGTTGCTTCAAAAGTGAAGCTGGAACTTGCACAATATAATGAATTGCTGGCATTTACACAATTTGGATCAGATTTGGATAAGGCTACAAGGGATCAGCTTAACCGTGGATCTAAAATTATGGAAGTTCTGAAACAGCCGCAATACAGTCCATATAGAGTCGAAGAACAGGTAATTTCATTTTATTGTGTAACAAATGGATATTTTGACAATGTTCCAAATGAAAAATTGAGAACATTTGAGAAGGATTTAATAGAAGCAATTAGAAATGATTCAAATATTTTAAGTGAAATTTTAGAGAAAAAATCACTGGATGATAACTTGAAGAATAAACTTGACGAATTTATAATTAATTATAAAAAAGAATATGTCTGGTAAAGCAGGTGAAAATATATGGCAGCAAATATGAAGGAAATAAAAGAACGTATTGACAGTGTAAAAAATACCAGTCAAATTACAAATGCGATGAACATTGTATCTTCTACTAAATTCAAAAGATTTCAAGTTCTTACTTTAAAATCAAGAAACTATGCACGTGCTGTAAATGAAGCCTTTGATAATCTAGTTGCAAGCCTTACAGGAAATAAATTTGTAATTTTTGATGGAAAGTCCGAAGTTAAAAAAATTGGAATTATTGTGATGACATCGGATAGAGGACTTTGCGGAAGTTTTAACTCAAATACTTTTAGAAGGCTTGAAAGTATGAAAAAGGAGTTCCAAAAGGAAGGCAAAGAAGTTTCAGTTGTAACAATTGGAAGAAAAGCTAAAGAATATTGTAAAAATCGGGATATTAATGTAGATAGTGAATATACGCAAATGATTCCCGAAACAATGTTTGAAACTGGAAAAAATATTAGTGAAGATGTTGTGCAGTTTTATTTGAATGATTTTTATGATGAAGTTTATATGATTTATTCAAAGTTTGTATCAGCAATTGAGTATAATATTCAAGTGGAAAAATTGCTTCCGATTG
It encodes:
- the gltS gene encoding sodium/glutamate symporter yields the protein MVKINMDMIQTIGLAVILLLIGMKLRKKIQFFEKYCIPAPVIGGFLFSIIVFIFRQTNVAQIKFDDTLQKFFMVMFFTSVGFNASLKVLKKGGKKVVIFLFVAAGLCVMQNVVAVTLSKFVGIPPLLALMTGSTPMTGGHGTSAAVAPTIEALGSMYKGANAIAIAAATFGLIVGSAMGGPIASRLINKHKLLPEHFRKDRVKHGDEDIDEEVLKRQKPYLDGERFSMAFFYILIAMGIGSYLSMFIDYLMNFTGFQAHFPIYIGPMIIAAIIRNISDNVKALNAPIKEISILEDVALSLFLAMALMTLRLWELIDLALPVLVLLVAQVILIYFYLNWITFKAMGSDYDAAVMVSGHCGFGLGATPNGISNMKAVTEKYVYSKMAFFVIPIVGSLFIDFVNISIITLFTQFFK
- the atpH gene encoding ATP synthase F1 subunit delta, giving the protein MANDEIAKRYASAIYNIAKSSESINEVREVLNILKENYAEEEEFRKILEDPLKKFPEKEKFLEKSFNHVSSEALGIVKYIVRKQRLSLIGDIKEYFLKLYYEENNKLPITAIFAKELSEKQRDLLVQKLEKKYGKKVVINLKVDKGIIGGGILRIGNEVIDGSIKNQIDEIKKNF
- a CDS encoding YARHG domain-containing protein; translated protein: MLKTKKKELLKILILIFVFIFAVSCNNIFNFGNKNKTNSKSKEKQENEEKKQKEQINEEYTGITVPLDAVNFSIENELLYYNKQLFTGRVTFTTNEGYSGYFTFSNGVMEGVYELKRNGNVEIGKTAGNKAIYVKTKSNSGYENEIIYDENNGLIKEVNYVDGEYEDNFDFSNKFSGKIKKFGKIYNFSESTKKIKDGLNDETETESKNNNKNEIIVDKKDEIFIYNYSLREDDDYIIITERQYKGDKKNYRYLVFMGEKEEIFPRFGKDMLKVFKSIFTDIQGASNAQINTSTNANNEITQETATNYQSTSTSAPSQNNNTSNNQSSDEDLATLDRVYDEVINKGNESYLNNFSSSQLSIIRNTIYAKRGYIFKKEKYKNYFSRKSWYKGTSYSENIITPNEKKLAELILSKE
- a CDS encoding YjjG family noncanonical pyrimidine nucleotidase, whose translation is MKYELVLIDLDDTLFDYSKTEDSAFRKTFKKMGFFQVNQIEKEKMEENYEKIRKKYKEVNLQLWKDLEKGKMDKDKLKVLRFEKIIEEFGLEYDSVEISELYLKKLGESVFPFTVTEKLCEYLHSKYKVGIITNGIKEVQYSRIKNSSIGKYIDKLVISEEVGVNKPDKKIFEYAMEYLGISDKKLAIMVGDSLMADIKGGQNAGIDTCWVNLKNIINDTGIIPKYEVKKLEELFEIL
- the atpB gene encoding F0F1 ATP synthase subunit A, producing MKNKIFKFLGFLFLMMVVVNLILSIISTFLPVKFESPSSVVEAPHYFNFVLGGFKFSLSQTVVNTWVLMLVIMFIVRAGTKKTSVENPSKMQIVMEEYYHFIENTFLTTFGKHKKNYVPFFSALFAFIMFSNLSTFLFPYIMMVVNEDGVKMVKPFFRTPTADPNTTIGLSLVVIILFLAVSIKQRGLRGYIKSLFEPMWFMFPLNIVDIFSKVLNTSMRLFGNMLAGLVIVGLLYSLVGRGLLQSLTHDMLKGSFSFSVGWPMIIQLYLDLFIGIVQAFVFTILSSVYISEALGEEE
- a CDS encoding glycoside hydrolase family 10 protein translates to MRVKAILRKVSLLAITVLTAASLNASNIIVGNRNNAAKVNNQKVTRNRELRGVWVASVSNIDWPSKKGLSIDQQKREFLTILDNVKKWNMNAVFVQVKPTADAFYPSKYSPWSEYLTGTQGVNPGYDPLKFMVEEAHKRGIEFHAWFNPYRLSTSGSRDKLSKDNIGRKKPEWTVSYGGQLYLNPGIPEVDDYVVDSIVEVVKNYDVDGIHMDDYFYPYKVKGQEYPDSAQYQKYGKNFATVGDWRRDNVNRLIEKLHKAIKNEKENVEFGISPFGVWRNASTDPSRGSATTAGVQNYDDLYADILLWMNKGWIDYVAPQIYWNQGFKAAEYNTLVKWWSKYAGQTNTDLYIGQAAYKVNDWKNAKELINQVNFNRTYPEVKGSIFFSYKSLLTNPKNATNSLAQGPYANIENQ
- the atpA gene encoding F0F1 ATP synthase subunit alpha, with amino-acid sequence MRIKPEEISKIIRSEIENYKSSLDISNTGTVLEVGDGIARIYGLSDAMAGELLEFENGTIGMALNLEESNIGAVIFGKTQGIKEGSIVKGLGKVAEVPAGNEMLGRVVDALGNPIDGKGAITADKYMPIERQASGIIARKPVTQPMQTGIKAIDGMFPIGKGQRELIIGDRQTGKTAIAIDAIINQKNNDVLCIYVAIGQKRSTVAQIYKKLEEAGALEYTIIVAATASESAPLQYLAPYSGVAMGEYFMDEGKDVLIVYDDLSKHAVSYREMSLLLKRPPGREAYPGDVFYLHSRLLERAAKLSDKLGGGSITALPIVETRAGDISAYIPTNVISITDGQIFLETDLFNSGFRPAINAGVSVSRVGGAAQIKAMKQVASKVKLELAQYNELLAFTQFGSDLDKATRDQLNRGSKIMEVLKQPQYSPYRVEEQVISFYCVTNGYFDNVPNEKLRTFEKDLIEAIRNDSNILSEILEKKSLDDNLKNKLDEFIINYKKEYVW
- the atpE gene encoding ATP synthase F0 subunit C, whose amino-acid sequence is MAGVELIKAAALLGAGIAAIGGVGAGLGQGIATGYAVEAVSRQPEAKQDIMQTLITGLAITESSAIYALVIAFLLIFLKG
- the atpF gene encoding F0F1 ATP synthase subunit B, with protein sequence MGGKLINIDFTMAIEIINFIVLVYFFSRTFSKKIGKVLEDRKKLALSEMEIVENEKEKLEDQKKSIEKLKKESKRRANDILIKAERQADDRKDQIISLAMSNRERMMMKAEADIEKMRQNAKFELQKEVGEMAVELAEKIIKENIDEKQDKTINKFINEIGD